One segment of Daphnia magna isolate NIES linkage group LG2, ASM2063170v1.1, whole genome shotgun sequence DNA contains the following:
- the LOC123469751 gene encoding uncharacterized protein LOC123469751 → MFADDIESHVHSSDGQEAEELLTPHLDAVSKWSKKWRIKFSPEKSILVNFSRQRRTQIEPLLFLNGKRIPQANGVKHLGIHFDKSLRWIKQTEVAISKAIKIQNLFKVLSRSNHGPSIDSLCILYKALIRSRLEYGLTVYGSSSKGRKEKLESVQNNILRIILGAPKSTPIKEMQCELDIPPLDTRRTWLAARYIFRIEKLQDHPLHKRCWEMRRTPKSWKDLNVPSLKIAMGSTILADIDLFQAEPEQHPHLQERPPWKEPPIAIRYFPLSKQMSMNNPSEARALFNKIKHNHFNASTIAYTDGSLNKSTGKTTSAVIIPSLNIEEATTLSRNSSVFTAEAEAINRTLELVHHLDDEVAELTIFSDSRSVVQSIESSKKEKHPIINAILTTADNLKSAGTKINLYWIPSHVGIPGNEAADRLASEESNQLLPSRCLKNFLSSAEQAAVFKEYLRKININELHKGRYKDNTHTRTKTGALNWHSHKSRNITRVLFKLRTGHHRLKANLARFNNQLDPTCQFCEDEDESTKHVLLECPALELERQEINSYFTTHNMEHNLCNLLGLNPRNNCNTQHEVQRLLVQFLKATRLINTI, encoded by the coding sequence AAGAAGCGGAAGAACTACTCACCCCCCATCTAGACGCTGTCAGCAAATGGAGCAAAAAGTGGAGAATAAAATTCTCGCCAGAAAAATCCATCCTAGTAAACTTCAGCAGACAGAGAAGAACCCAAATTGAACCCCTACTATTCCTGAATGGCAAAAGAATCCCCCAAGCTAATGGAGTCAAACACCTAGGGATCCACTTCGACAAAAGTCTGCGTTGGATTAAACAAACCGAGGTAGCCAtcagcaaagcaattaaaattcaaaatctcTTCAAAGTCCTCTCTAGATCAAATCACGGACCCTCTATAGACTCACTCTGCATACTTTACAAGGCCCTAATCAGAAGCAGACTAGAATATGGACTAACGGTGTACGGATCATCCAgcaaaggaagaaaagaaaagctcgAGTCCGTCCAGAACAACATCCTCCGGATTATCCTAGGAGCACCTAAATCAACCCCAATCAAAGAAATGCAATGTGAGCTCGACATCCCACCCCTAGACACTAGAAGAACCTGGCTAGCCGCCCGCTATATCTTCAGAATCGAAAAACTACAAGACCACCCCCTGCACAAAAGATGCTGGGAGATGAGAAGAACCCCCAAAAGCTGGAAAGATCTTAACGTCCCGTCGCTCAAAATAGCCATGGGCAGCACCATCCTAGCCGACATAGACCTATTCCAAGCTGAACCTGAACAACACCCCCATCTACAAGAAAGACCACCCTGGAAGGAACCCCCAATCGCTATCAGATACTTCCCTCTCTCCAAACAAATGTCAATGAACAATCCCTCAGAAGCACGAGCACTCTTTAACAAGATCAAACACAACCACTTCAACGCATCCACCATCGCCTATACAGACGGCTCACTCAACAAATCAACAGGAAAAACCACCTCAGCAGTAATAATCCCCAGTCTTAACATCGAGGAAGCAACAACCCTCTCCAGAAACTCATCCGTCTTCACAGCCGAGGCCGAAGCCATCAACAGAACATTAGAACTAGTTCACCATCTAGACGACGAAGTGGCCGAACTTACAATATTCTCAGACTCAAGATCGGTCGTCCAATCAATAGAAtcatcaaaaaaagaaaaacatcccATCATTAACGCCATACTCACCACAGCAGATAACCTGAAGTCAGCAGGCACCAAAATCAATCTGTACTGGATACCTAGTCACGTTGGTATTCCAGGCAATGAAGCGGCCGACCGACTAGCCTCAGAAGAAAGCAACCAGCTACTTCCAAGCAGATGCCTCAAAAACTTTCTCTCCTCAGCCGAACAAGCAGCAGTCTTTAAAGAATACCTAAGGAAAATAAACATCAACGAATTGCACAAAGGAAGATATAAAGATAATACCCACACAAGAACGAAGACAGGAGCGCTGAATTGGCACTCTCACAAATCACGAAACATCACAAGAGTCTTGTTCAAACTCAGAACAGGGCACCACAGGCTGAAAGCCAACCTGGCCCGATTCAACAACCAGCTAGACCCCACCTGCCAGTTCTGCGAAGATGAAGATGAGTCAACAAAGCACGTCCTTCTAGAATGTCCTGCACTCGAACTAGAAAGACAAGAAATCAACAGTTACTTTACAACACACAACATGGAACACAATCTATGTAACCTTCTAGGACTCAACCCAAGAAATAACTGCAACACACAGCATGAAGTCCAGAGGCTACTCGTCCAGTTCCTAAAAGCAACGAGACTCATCAACACaatctaa
- the LOC123466240 gene encoding uncharacterized protein LOC123466240 — MELQSELIRPSRNKHRSNAVTAMRVIDRREAVTELEQKLAKSKKQLLREEVTSFEKRTAIAEKREQLEYEELQSLQLFQTNLKIRESVLSALENDEEECRKLSEEQHLHLLQMQQLEGDLTQLMTKLEFLQNYQNTISDVEGFDRVVSKFQELNQTWQNTVTDYHEILTSATKSTFRKGHPMEAVMRTLVETNAADGQRVSHSRESTDHNKTARNAQWQTCTMVESFKQHGHTYLAIVNLAAHLSFHPIARTLTNVGGSNLRAVKPTKTLFGKKDELERVPSIEQINLPVQSNKERWRALAAAAMGDGRGQTRGETDASVSSDIGRATDSMSIEIENKLLASADVCSVSPICPKQSIINQIAVSKLNFIEQILYDLTLIKDEIEFHTDPLFYNEPGHSFA; from the exons ATGGAACTTCAAAGTGAACTAAT CCGACCTTCTCGGAATAAACACCGTTCGAATGCCGTCACTGCTATGCGCGTAATT GATCGACGAGAAGCGGTGACAGAGCTGGAgcaaaaattggcaaaaagtAAGAAACAGCTATTACGAGAAGAAGTGACCTCATTTGAAAAACGAACAGCAATAGCAGAAAAGAGAGAACAACTTGAGTACGAAGAGCTACAAAGCTTGCAGCTTTTTCAG ACAAACTTGAAAATTCGTGAATCTGTTTTATCGGCTCTGGAAAATGACGAAGAAGAATGTCGAAAACTGAGCGAGGAGCAACACCTTCACCTACTCCAG ATGCAGCAGCTTGAAGGCGATCTAACCCAGTTAATGACCAAGCTGGAGTTCTTGCAAAACTACCAG AACACTATATCGGACGTGGAAGGCTTTGACAGAGTGGTCAGTAAATTTCAAGAGTTAAACCAAACATGGCAAAACACGGTTACTGACTACCATGAAATATTAACCAGCGCAACCAAATCAACGTTTAGAAAGGGACATCCAATg gAGGCTGTGATGCGGACCCTAGTTGAAACGAATGCTGCCGACGGTCAACGAGTTTCGCATTCACGCGAATCAACGGATCACAACAAGACGGCACGCAATGCACAGTGGCAGACTTGTACGATGGTAGAATCGTTCAAACAACACGGCCATACTTACTTGGCAATTGTAAACTTAGCAGCGCACTTGTCGTTTCACCCAATAGCGAGAACTCTTACGAACGTAGGTGGTTCTAATCTACGGGCTGTTAAACCTACCAAAACTCTTTTCGGAAAAAAAGACGAGTTGGAGCGAGTTCCTAGCATCGAACAGATCAATCTACCAGTACAGAGCAACAAAGAAAGATGGAGAGCATTGGCTGCGGCAGCCATGGGCGATGGTAGAGGGCAAACTCGGGGTGAAACGGATGCTTCTGTTTCATCCGACATAGGTCGAGCTACTGACTCGATGAGCATTGAAATAGAGAACAAACTACTGGCAAGTGCTGACGTTTGCAGCGTTTCGCCCATTTGCCCGAAACAATCCATCATCAATCAAATTGCTGTTAGCAAACTCAATTTCATAGAACAAATTTTATACGACTTGACATTGATCAAAGACGAGATCGAATTTCACACTGATCCCTTATTTTACAATGAACCCGGGCATTCGTTTGCCTAA